A region from the Linepithema humile isolate Giens D197 chromosome 1, Lhum_UNIL_v1.0, whole genome shotgun sequence genome encodes:
- the E2f1 gene encoding transcription factor E2F1 isoform X2 encodes MRSVLRNRYNHIAKMPRVRRQVILEDPARPVTPDMAETKLLKTEFLEDGSLDEIQPQKVAEETPSPHLQDHQYGQTPCYQITRKPTQPPPRPEISVQAVKRRLNLEVGTTGPSQSAFKAPRGKRRRSGSNSLTGHTPTKSKTVERTRYDTSLSLLTKKFIHLVESSQDGVVDLNVASEKLEVQKRRIYDITNVLEGIGILEKKSKNNIQWKGGQLPNNRNDIANLRREVADLEAKENTLDRLIHGADKNLRELCADRQYAYVTYHDLRSVPMYKDQAIMAVKAPPEATLHVPQPINNFGQQKLQMHMRSEHGEIEVFLCPDDSAVKTSPYSGYATTQSVPQSKESDIPCLPFELLVNRENDVRVEPVPSDESSLNDRLCNSVTAVTSITSIKDAFLCESDDYGPMGGGKFQLQTEDQISTSDLSILEFGEQLLTLEPPLSENDYSFSLGTEEGLSDLFDFKF; translated from the exons ATGCGGAGTGTACTTAGAAACAG ATACAATCACATTGCTAAAATGCCTCGAGTAAGGAGACAAGTGATCCTGGAGGATCCAGCGAGGCCTGTTACACCAGATATGGCAGAAACGAAGTTGT TAAAGACTGAGTTTTTGGAGGATGGATCGTTGGACGAAATTCAACCTCAGAAAGTGGCGGAAGAAACACCGAGTCCTCATTTACAGGATCACCAATATGGACAAACACCGTGTTATCAAATAACAAGAAAACCCACGCAACCACCGCCACGACCTGAG ATATCAGTTCAAGCGGTAAAAAGAAGACTGAATTTGGAGGTAGGCACAACTGGTCCCAGTCAGTCTGCCTTCAAGGCACCCAGAGGTAAACGTAGAAGATCCGGGTCGAATTCTTTAACTGGTCACACACCCACcaaaa GTAAAACTGTAGAAAGGACACGGTATGACACATCTTTGAGTTTACTCACAAAAAAGTTCATCCATTTAGTCGAGAGTAGTCAGGACGGTGTGGTGGACTTGAATGTAGCGTCAGAGAAGCTGGAGGTACAAAAACGTCGTATATACGACATTACTAATGTTTTAGAGGGCATCGGTATCTTAgagaagaaaagtaaaaacaaTATCCAATGGAA AGGCGGTCAATTACCGAATAATCGGAACGACATCGCCAATCTCAGGAGAGAGGTCGCGGACTTAGAAGCTAAAGAGAACACTCTGGATCGATTGATCCATGGTGCTGATAAGAACCTACGTGAACTCTGTGCAGATAGACAATACGCTTATGTAACGTATCACGATTTACGTTCAGTCCCAATGTACAAAGATCAAGCTATTATGGCTGTGAAAGCCCCGCCGGAAGCTACCCTCCATGTCCCACAacctattaataattttggtcAACAAAAG CTTCAGATGCACATGAGGTCGGAACACGGAGAGATAGAAGTGTTTTTGTGTCCCGACGATTCCGCAGTCAAAACATCGCCCTATTCCGGATACGCAACAACGCAATCTGTGCCTCAATCAAAAGAATCCGATATACCCTGTTTGCCTTTTGAACTGTTGGTTAATAGAGAAAACGATGTGCGAGTCGAGCCAGTACCTTCCGACGAGAGTTCCCTGAACGATCGTCTGTGTAACTCTGTAACTGCAGTTACCAGTATAACAAGCATAAAGGACGCGTTCCTATGCGAATCCGACGATTATGGACCAATGGGCGGTGGCAAATTCCAACTCCAAACGGAGGACCAAATCAGCACCTCAG
- the E2f1 gene encoding transcription factor E2F1 isoform X3, giving the protein MPRVRRQVILEDPARPVTPDMAETKLLKTEFLEDGSLDEIQPQKVAEETPSPHLQDHQYGQTPCYQITRKPTQPPPRPEISVQAVKRRLNLEVGTTGPSQSAFKAPRGKRRRSGSNSLTGHTPTKSKTVERTRYDTSLSLLTKKFIHLVESSQDGVVDLNVASEKLEVQKRRIYDITNVLEGIGILEKKSKNNIQWKGGQLPNNRNDIANLRREVADLEAKENTLDRLIHGADKNLRELCADRQYAYVTYHDLRSVPMYKDQAIMAVKAPPEATLHVPQPINNFGQQKLQMHMRSEHGEIEVFLCPDDSAVKTSPYSGYATTQSVPQSKESDIPCLPFELLVNRENDVRVEPVPSDESSLNDRLCNSVTAVTSITSIKDAFLCESDDYGPMGGGKFQLQTEDQISTSDLSILEFGEQLLTLEPPLSENDYSFSLGTEEGLSDLFDFKF; this is encoded by the exons ATGCCTCGAGTAAGGAGACAAGTGATCCTGGAGGATCCAGCGAGGCCTGTTACACCAGATATGGCAGAAACGAAGTTGT TAAAGACTGAGTTTTTGGAGGATGGATCGTTGGACGAAATTCAACCTCAGAAAGTGGCGGAAGAAACACCGAGTCCTCATTTACAGGATCACCAATATGGACAAACACCGTGTTATCAAATAACAAGAAAACCCACGCAACCACCGCCACGACCTGAG ATATCAGTTCAAGCGGTAAAAAGAAGACTGAATTTGGAGGTAGGCACAACTGGTCCCAGTCAGTCTGCCTTCAAGGCACCCAGAGGTAAACGTAGAAGATCCGGGTCGAATTCTTTAACTGGTCACACACCCACcaaaa GTAAAACTGTAGAAAGGACACGGTATGACACATCTTTGAGTTTACTCACAAAAAAGTTCATCCATTTAGTCGAGAGTAGTCAGGACGGTGTGGTGGACTTGAATGTAGCGTCAGAGAAGCTGGAGGTACAAAAACGTCGTATATACGACATTACTAATGTTTTAGAGGGCATCGGTATCTTAgagaagaaaagtaaaaacaaTATCCAATGGAA AGGCGGTCAATTACCGAATAATCGGAACGACATCGCCAATCTCAGGAGAGAGGTCGCGGACTTAGAAGCTAAAGAGAACACTCTGGATCGATTGATCCATGGTGCTGATAAGAACCTACGTGAACTCTGTGCAGATAGACAATACGCTTATGTAACGTATCACGATTTACGTTCAGTCCCAATGTACAAAGATCAAGCTATTATGGCTGTGAAAGCCCCGCCGGAAGCTACCCTCCATGTCCCACAacctattaataattttggtcAACAAAAG CTTCAGATGCACATGAGGTCGGAACACGGAGAGATAGAAGTGTTTTTGTGTCCCGACGATTCCGCAGTCAAAACATCGCCCTATTCCGGATACGCAACAACGCAATCTGTGCCTCAATCAAAAGAATCCGATATACCCTGTTTGCCTTTTGAACTGTTGGTTAATAGAGAAAACGATGTGCGAGTCGAGCCAGTACCTTCCGACGAGAGTTCCCTGAACGATCGTCTGTGTAACTCTGTAACTGCAGTTACCAGTATAACAAGCATAAAGGACGCGTTCCTATGCGAATCCGACGATTATGGACCAATGGGCGGTGGCAAATTCCAACTCCAAACGGAGGACCAAATCAGCACCTCAG